From a region of the Mucilaginibacter auburnensis genome:
- a CDS encoding PAS domain-containing sensor histidine kinase, which produces MDSLNNGEFTFSDNTAKQDLQLLTQALDASISGVIITDNQQPDNPIIYCNKAFEEISGYSRNEIIGHNCRFLQKEDRQQPQRAALAEAVKKGENVTVEIRNYRKDGTLFWNELYMSAIKDEHGKTCYFIGVQNDVTRRKKAELDLQHQKDKMEKQVEERTRSLRENEEYLASIVQTVRESLVVLNPDLKVLSVNDHFVKTFKVTREETEGKLMYELGNGQWNIPRLKELLENILPTNNPVLEFEVEHDFPHIGKKLMLLNAHRIELEGQFRDRILIAIEDITDRREIERRKDDFLSIASHELKTPLTTIKGYVQVMQKLMPADVSDKLKEILRKTSIYVERLNTLIAELLDVSRIQTGNIELHREPFNFDKMVYETVDHLQAAQESHQIKLSGKATDNYNGDESHIVQVVNNLISNAIKYSPDASLVEVHLSRVSNYIKVAVKDHGMGISPEYHKRIFERFYRVGEIQQRFPGMGIGLYICDQIIKNHGGTLWVESELGKGSTFSFTLPMQERTIND; this is translated from the coding sequence TTGGATAGTTTAAATAACGGCGAATTTACCTTTTCAGACAACACAGCAAAGCAGGACCTGCAATTACTCACGCAGGCACTTGACGCGTCTATATCAGGGGTGATCATTACCGACAACCAGCAGCCCGACAACCCCATTATTTATTGCAATAAGGCTTTTGAAGAAATATCAGGATACAGCAGAAACGAGATAATTGGTCATAATTGCCGCTTTTTGCAAAAGGAGGACAGGCAGCAGCCGCAACGCGCCGCTTTGGCCGAAGCAGTAAAAAAAGGCGAAAACGTTACGGTAGAGATAAGAAACTATCGCAAAGACGGCACTTTGTTCTGGAACGAATTATATATGTCGGCCATAAAAGATGAGCATGGCAAAACATGTTATTTTATAGGTGTACAAAACGATGTTACCCGCCGTAAAAAAGCCGAGCTTGACCTTCAGCATCAAAAAGACAAAATGGAAAAGCAGGTTGAGGAGCGTACCCGCAGCCTAAGAGAAAATGAAGAATATCTGGCCAGTATAGTCCAAACTGTACGTGAAAGCTTGGTTGTACTTAACCCCGACCTAAAGGTTTTAAGTGTGAACGACCATTTTGTAAAAACCTTTAAAGTGACCCGCGAAGAAACTGAAGGTAAATTAATGTATGAGTTAGGTAATGGCCAATGGAATATACCGCGTCTTAAAGAGCTGTTGGAAAATATTTTGCCTACTAATAATCCAGTATTGGAGTTTGAGGTAGAGCATGATTTCCCGCACATTGGTAAAAAACTAATGCTGCTCAACGCGCACAGGATAGAATTGGAGGGCCAATTCCGTGACCGGATTTTGATTGCCATTGAAGATATTACCGATAGACGCGAGATAGAACGCCGCAAAGATGATTTCCTTTCAATAGCCAGCCATGAACTGAAAACACCGCTTACCACCATCAAGGGTTATGTGCAGGTTATGCAAAAGCTGATGCCTGCTGATGTGAGTGACAAATTGAAGGAGATACTGCGTAAAACCAGCATTTATGTTGAACGACTAAATACGCTTATTGCTGAATTATTGGATGTTTCGCGCATACAAACAGGCAATATTGAGCTACATCGCGAACCGTTCAACTTTGACAAAATGGTTTATGAAACGGTAGACCACCTACAGGCCGCGCAGGAAAGCCATCAAATAAAATTAAGTGGCAAAGCAACAGATAATTACAATGGCGATGAATCGCATATTGTACAGGTGGTAAACAACCTGATATCAAATGCTATTAAATATTCGCCGGACGCCAGCTTAGTGGAAGTACACCTGTCGCGTGTGTCTAACTACATTAAAGTCGCTGTTAAAGATCACGGTATGGGCATCAGTCCGGAATATCATAAAAGAATTTTTGAACGCTTTTACCGCGTAGGCGAAATACAGCAACGCTTCCCGGGAATGGGTATAGGTTTATATATATGCGACCAGATCATTAAAAATCATGGTGGCACGCTTTGGGTGGAAAGTGAGTTGGGTAAAGGTTCTACATTCAGTTTTACGTTGCCAATGCAGGAAAGGACTATTAATGACTAA
- a CDS encoding DUF7009 family protein: MKIRIKGNSIRYRLSKTEVERFTECGYVEESIEFPTLNLKYALQRSKTVENLSATLIDNTIIIYMPVKMAHEWQKEDQIGFSGTNNKLSLLVEKDFQCLDNTLEDQSDNYPNPSLKC; the protein is encoded by the coding sequence ATGAAAATAAGGATAAAAGGCAACTCAATTAGATACAGATTGAGCAAAACAGAGGTAGAGCGATTTACAGAATGCGGTTACGTGGAAGAAAGCATAGAATTTCCGACTTTAAACTTAAAATATGCGTTACAGCGTAGCAAAACAGTTGAAAATTTAAGTGCAACGCTAATAGACAACACTATTATTATATATATGCCAGTAAAAATGGCTCACGAGTGGCAAAAAGAAGATCAAATTGGATTTAGCGGAACCAACAATAAATTATCGCTATTAGTAGAGAAAGATTTTCAATGCCTGGACAATACTTTAGAAGATCAAAGCGATAATTATCCTAATCCTTCCCTAAAGTGTTAG
- the nirB gene encoding nitrite reductase large subunit NirB has translation MEKSTVIVIGNGMVGYKFCEKLVTKSSNFKIVVFGEEPRHAYDRVHLSEYFNGKSADDLSLSTASWYAESGIDLHLSDPVKEINRAEKTIHSLSGLTLKYDYLVLATGSSAFVPDIPGVEKDGVFVYRTIEDLELIKAYATTAKTGAVMGGGLLGLEAAKALIDLGIESTHVIEFAPRLMPRQIDSAGSGMLQAKLKELGLSVHLNKSTAYIGGEHRAESLNFNDGSELPIDMLVISAGIRPRDELAKLCGLEVGTRGGILVDAKMQTSDESIFAIGECALYEGMIYGLVAPGYEMADIVVSQLTGGSKLFYSYDMSTKLKLIGVDVASFGDAFITEPDCRTIVFEDTHKGIYKRINITTDGKYLLGGILIGDADAYNMLLQTVNNKLVLPPNPEDLILGSRGGAESEGAGVMSLPDDALICSCEAVTKGAICSSVTDLGITSVDGIKKCTKAGTGCGGCMPMVKDLVNGTLKANGAYVKNNICEHFDYSRQELYDLVKMNQLKNYDLVLDHFGKGDGCETCKPLVASILSSLWNEVIVKQSTIQDSNDRYLANIQKGGTYSVVPRIPGGEITPDKLIVIGQVAKKYNLYTKITGGQRIDLFGAHVSDLPLIWEELIDAGFESGHAYGKALRTVKSCVGSTWCRFGLHDSVSFAIEVEDRYKGIRAPHKIKGGVSGCIRECAEAQSKDFGIIATEKGWNLYVCGNGGSKPQHAQLLATDIDKETLVKYLDRFLMFYIKTADPLARTATWLNKMEGGMSYLKNVIINDSLGICAQLEEEMQQLVNTYHCEWKEVIENPELRKKFSHFVNAPEQKDPNVKFEEMRGQVKANW, from the coding sequence ATGGAAAAATCAACAGTCATAGTGATTGGAAACGGAATGGTGGGTTACAAGTTCTGCGAAAAACTTGTAACCAAATCATCCAACTTCAAAATTGTAGTATTTGGCGAAGAGCCGCGTCATGCTTACGACCGTGTTCACCTTAGCGAGTATTTCAATGGCAAATCTGCCGATGATCTTTCTCTTTCAACTGCATCCTGGTATGCAGAAAGCGGAATTGATCTTCACCTTAGCGACCCGGTAAAAGAGATCAACCGCGCAGAGAAAACCATACATTCATTATCAGGCCTTACCTTGAAATATGATTACCTGGTTTTAGCTACAGGTTCATCTGCTTTTGTGCCTGATATTCCGGGCGTTGAAAAAGATGGCGTATTTGTATATCGTACTATTGAAGATCTTGAATTAATTAAAGCGTATGCTACCACCGCAAAGACCGGCGCCGTAATGGGTGGCGGTCTTTTAGGTTTGGAGGCAGCCAAGGCATTGATAGATCTGGGAATTGAAAGCACCCACGTTATAGAGTTTGCGCCAAGGTTGATGCCAAGGCAGATAGATTCGGCAGGCAGCGGTATGTTGCAGGCTAAACTGAAAGAGCTGGGCTTAAGTGTGCATTTGAATAAAAGCACTGCATATATAGGCGGTGAGCACCGTGCCGAATCATTGAATTTTAATGATGGGAGCGAGTTGCCTATAGATATGCTTGTAATATCAGCAGGTATTCGTCCGCGCGACGAGCTGGCTAAACTATGCGGACTGGAGGTTGGTACTCGCGGTGGTATTTTGGTTGATGCCAAAATGCAAACCAGCGATGAGAGTATTTTTGCCATAGGCGAGTGCGCTTTGTATGAAGGTATGATATACGGCCTGGTTGCACCGGGTTATGAAATGGCTGATATTGTAGTATCGCAACTAACCGGCGGCAGCAAGCTGTTTTATAGTTATGACATGAGCACCAAGCTTAAGCTGATAGGTGTTGATGTGGCCAGCTTTGGCGACGCGTTTATTACCGAGCCGGACTGCCGCACCATTGTTTTTGAAGATACCCACAAAGGCATATACAAACGTATTAACATTACTACTGATGGTAAGTATTTACTGGGTGGTATTTTGATAGGCGATGCCGATGCCTACAACATGCTGTTGCAAACGGTAAATAATAAACTGGTGCTACCTCCTAATCCCGAAGATCTGATATTAGGATCACGCGGTGGGGCAGAAAGCGAAGGCGCCGGTGTAATGAGCTTACCCGATGACGCGTTGATCTGCTCATGCGAGGCAGTAACAAAGGGCGCTATCTGCTCATCGGTAACTGATCTGGGTATTACCTCTGTTGATGGCATTAAAAAATGCACCAAGGCAGGCACAGGTTGTGGCGGTTGTATGCCAATGGTTAAAGACCTGGTTAACGGCACCTTGAAAGCTAACGGCGCTTACGTTAAAAATAACATTTGCGAACATTTTGACTATTCGCGCCAGGAGTTGTATGACCTGGTTAAAATGAACCAGCTAAAAAATTATGACCTGGTGCTTGATCATTTCGGTAAAGGCGATGGTTGTGAAACCTGTAAACCACTGGTAGCAAGCATCCTGTCCAGCCTTTGGAACGAGGTAATTGTAAAACAATCAACCATACAAGATAGTAACGACCGTTACCTGGCTAACATACAAAAAGGTGGTACTTATTCGGTTGTTCCGCGGATACCGGGTGGCGAGATCACACCCGATAAGTTGATAGTGATCGGTCAGGTTGCAAAAAAATATAATCTCTACACCAAAATAACCGGTGGTCAGCGAATTGACCTTTTTGGCGCGCACGTAAGCGACCTGCCGCTGATATGGGAAGAACTGATAGATGCCGGCTTTGAAAGCGGCCATGCCTACGGCAAAGCCCTGCGTACCGTAAAAAGCTGCGTAGGCAGCACCTGGTGCCGCTTCGGTTTGCATGATAGCGTATCATTCGCTATTGAGGTAGAAGACCGTTATAAAGGCATCCGTGCGCCGCATAAAATTAAAGGTGGCGTTAGCGGTTGTATCCGCGAGTGTGCCGAGGCGCAATCAAAAGACTTCGGTATCATCGCTACAGAAAAAGGCTGGAACCTGTATGTATGCGGTAACGGTGGTTCAAAACCGCAGCACGCTCAGCTTTTAGCTACTGATATTGATAAAGAAACGCTGGTGAAATACCTGGACAGGTTCCTGATGTTCTACATCAAAACTGCCGATCCGCTTGCCCGTACCGCTACCTGGCTCAATAAAATGGAAGGTGGCATGAGCTATCTTAAAAATGTGATCATTAATGATAGCCTGGGCATTTGCGCACAGTTGGAAGAAGAAATGCAGCAATTGGTAAACACCTACCACTGCGAGTGGAAAGAGGTAATTGAAAACCCTGAGCTACGCAAAAAGTTCTCGCACTTTGTGAATGCTCCCGAGCAAAAGGACCCTAACGTGAAATTTGAAGAAATGCGCGGACAGGTTAAAGCGAATTGGTAA
- the nirD gene encoding nitrite reductase small subunit NirD: METLTAIEWIPACYIDDVPENGGVCMRHGDEQIAIYNFSRRNEWYATQNLCPHKQQMALSRGMIGSAGDTCEPKVACPFHKKTFSLLTGECLNGDDYQIKTYPVKVEDGKVYVGIALE; encoded by the coding sequence ATGGAAACACTAACAGCAATTGAATGGATACCTGCCTGCTACATTGATGATGTTCCGGAGAATGGCGGGGTATGTATGAGACATGGCGATGAGCAGATCGCAATTTACAACTTCTCTCGCCGTAACGAATGGTATGCCACCCAAAACCTTTGTCCGCATAAGCAGCAAATGGCGCTTTCAAGGGGAATGATAGGCAGCGCAGGCGATACTTGCGAACCTAAGGTAGCTTGTCCGTTCCACAAAAAAACATTCTCGCTTTTAACAGGTGAATGTTTGAACGGAGATGATTACCAGATCAAAACCTACCCGGTAAAGGTAGAAGACGGTAAGGTTTACGTAGGAATAGCATTAGAGTAA
- a CDS encoding alginate export family protein, giving the protein MYKNVLKLCRYFTIIVIPATMLCNNVNAQVSLTGQLKTRSELRSGYGTLQPTGNSASFFTAQRTRLTFNYKSSKLIFQTSIQDVRLWGQDASTISAADGNKLGVHEAWAEIILSNKKDAAFKSSPFDYFAIKLGRQEIAYDDERLLGALDWTMQARRHDAIVFKLQQSGWQVDLGAAFNQHTDAINYNGTYYTPANIPATVKDNNGNLANTPAGFLPLVNAAGNSDKKGSPVFVNSPGTNALTQNYKAFQYLYAAKKVGKTKFSGLFFADQFGKYKLDSARNVANGNVGYIYGRRFNQSGVNTRITTGILVNPVFGKNNQWAATAGYYYQGGRDKDSLALNAYMLTASVAYKAGKMSYTAGWDYLSGNNAFSTSKTNHRFDPLYGTPHKFWGYMDYFYAVSGAPNGGLSDPYLKVKLTANRFSAELAGHYFMLGADQKDVSGQALNKHLSTELDFTAAYKLNSLTTVDLGLSYMAATRSMEYAKNLTPGSTNLSPVWAYLQINIKPDFLNK; this is encoded by the coding sequence ATGTATAAAAATGTACTCAAACTATGCAGGTATTTTACAATAATTGTAATTCCCGCCACTATGTTGTGTAACAATGTCAACGCACAGGTATCTTTGACCGGGCAACTCAAAACCCGGAGCGAACTGCGTAGCGGCTATGGTACCCTACAACCAACAGGTAACAGCGCATCATTTTTTACAGCGCAGCGCACCAGGCTGACATTTAATTACAAATCAAGTAAACTTATTTTTCAAACATCCATTCAGGATGTAAGACTTTGGGGACAGGATGCATCCACCATTAGCGCCGCCGACGGCAACAAACTGGGTGTACACGAAGCCTGGGCCGAAATCATATTATCCAACAAAAAAGATGCTGCTTTCAAATCGTCGCCATTTGATTATTTCGCCATAAAGCTGGGTAGGCAGGAAATAGCTTATGATGATGAACGCCTGTTAGGCGCTTTAGACTGGACCATGCAGGCCCGCCGGCATGATGCCATAGTTTTTAAATTGCAGCAAAGCGGCTGGCAGGTTGATCTGGGTGCCGCCTTTAACCAACATACCGATGCTATTAACTACAACGGCACCTATTACACACCGGCAAATATCCCGGCTACCGTTAAAGACAATAACGGCAACCTGGCCAATACACCAGCAGGTTTTTTGCCATTGGTGAATGCCGCGGGTAACAGCGATAAGAAGGGGAGCCCGGTATTTGTGAACTCTCCGGGCACAAACGCTTTAACACAAAACTATAAAGCCTTTCAATATTTATATGCCGCTAAAAAAGTAGGAAAAACCAAATTTTCAGGTTTGTTCTTTGCTGACCAGTTTGGTAAGTACAAATTAGATTCGGCAAGAAACGTTGCGAACGGTAATGTAGGTTATATTTATGGCAGGCGCTTTAATCAAAGCGGTGTTAATACCCGTATTACAACCGGAATATTGGTTAACCCTGTATTTGGTAAGAATAACCAATGGGCGGCTACTGCAGGTTATTATTATCAAGGCGGCAGAGACAAAGATAGTTTAGCCCTAAACGCATACATGCTTACGGCATCTGTAGCCTACAAAGCCGGAAAGATGAGCTATACAGCCGGTTGGGATTACCTTTCAGGTAACAACGCCTTTTCAACTTCAAAAACCAATCACCGTTTTGATCCGCTATACGGTACGCCGCATAAGTTTTGGGGCTATATGGATTATTTCTACGCGGTTAGCGGCGCGCCAAACGGTGGCTTATCAGATCCGTACCTGAAAGTAAAATTGACAGCTAATCGTTTTTCGGCAGAACTGGCAGGGCATTATTTTATGTTAGGCGCCGATCAAAAAGATGTAAGCGGACAAGCCTTGAACAAACACCTGAGCACCGAGCTTGATTTTACTGCGGCCTATAAATTAAATAGCTTAACCACAGTTGATCTGGGTTTATCCTACATGGCTGCAACAAGAAGCATGGAATACGCCAAGAATTTGACTCCGGGCAGCACAAATCTTAGTCCGGTTTGGGCCTACCTGCAGATCAATATCAAACCAGACTTTTTGAATAAATAA
- a CDS encoding MFS transporter — protein MEKQLTKLNIFSGKGVQMRTFHITWLMFFVCFFGWFGLAPLMPTVRAEMGLTKGQVGNIIIASVTATIIARLIIGKLCDTWGPRKTAVRLLLVGAIPVFLVGLAHSYITFLLFRLAIGVIGASFVITQFHTSMMFAPNIKGTANAVTGGWGNLGGGVTNMVMPLIFAAIVGFGYTPAEAWRYAMIVPGVMMLIMAFLYHRYTKDTPNGNYDEIGHKQQDTKTDWSVLSDWRIWALMLAYAMCFGMELTFDNVAALHFVDTFHLNQSSAGFWAGVFGFMNIFARALGGIASDKVGNKFGMRGKGLLLAAMLLLEGCGLILFAQAGSLFMAIGSMLTFALFLKMSNGATYGIVPFVNTKNVGLVSGIVGAGGNLGGMLFGFLFKSDTITYVEAFTYIGYIVIAVSVVILITRFQKQAVAVDADLKEIAGSAI, from the coding sequence ATGGAAAAGCAACTTACTAAACTCAATATATTCTCAGGCAAAGGCGTACAAATGCGCACCTTTCACATCACCTGGTTAATGTTCTTTGTTTGTTTCTTCGGATGGTTTGGTTTGGCGCCATTAATGCCAACCGTTCGTGCCGAGATGGGCTTAACCAAGGGTCAGGTTGGTAATATCATCATTGCATCTGTTACGGCTACCATTATTGCCCGCCTTATCATAGGTAAATTGTGCGATACATGGGGGCCGCGTAAAACTGCCGTAAGGCTGTTGCTGGTTGGTGCCATTCCCGTTTTTTTGGTTGGATTGGCGCACAGCTACATAACATTTTTATTGTTCAGGTTGGCTATTGGCGTAATAGGTGCATCATTTGTTATTACCCAATTCCACACGTCAATGATGTTTGCACCTAACATAAAAGGTACAGCTAATGCAGTTACCGGTGGCTGGGGCAACCTAGGTGGTGGCGTTACCAACATGGTTATGCCTTTGATATTTGCCGCGATAGTTGGCTTTGGCTATACCCCGGCAGAGGCCTGGAGATATGCTATGATCGTTCCGGGAGTAATGATGTTAATTATGGCTTTTTTATACCACCGTTACACTAAAGATACACCTAACGGCAACTACGATGAGATAGGTCATAAACAACAGGATACGAAAACAGATTGGAGCGTATTATCTGACTGGAGAATATGGGCCCTGATGTTGGCCTACGCCATGTGCTTTGGCATGGAGCTTACATTTGATAACGTTGCAGCCCTGCACTTTGTTGATACCTTCCACCTTAACCAAAGCTCAGCAGGTTTTTGGGCCGGTGTGTTTGGTTTCATGAACATTTTTGCCCGTGCATTGGGCGGTATCGCTTCAGATAAGGTTGGTAACAAGTTTGGTATGCGCGGTAAAGGTTTGCTGCTGGCCGCTATGTTGTTACTGGAAGGCTGCGGATTGATACTTTTTGCACAGGCAGGCTCATTGTTTATGGCAATTGGCTCTATGCTTACTTTCGCCCTTTTCTTAAAGATGTCAAACGGCGCCACCTATGGCATCGTACCTTTTGTAAATACAAAAAATGTGGGTTTGGTGAGTGGTATTGTGGGTGCCGGTGGCAACCTGGGCGGTATGCTGTTCGGCTTCCTGTTCAAATCAGATACTATTACTTATGTTGAGGCATTTACCTACATCGGTTATATTGTTATAGCGGTTTCAGTGGTGATACTCATCACCCGATTTCAAAAGCAAGCAGTAGCCGTTGATGCAGACTTAAAAGAAATTGCCGGAAGCGCCATCTAA